The Triticum urartu cultivar G1812 unplaced genomic scaffold, Tu2.1 TuUngrouped_contig_4592, whole genome shotgun sequence genome has a window encoding:
- the LOC125528044 gene encoding WEB family protein At4g27595, chloroplastic-like isoform X1, producing MSWDSPPCRSGSFEAGLRASSSSSVTLSSTPNPKPSPRFHRSRSTAGASKAPPSPEKRRGITGGGGAMPTPTPAQQRVAQLEEELKKERGDKDRVVQLEEELRSEREDKARAVEELDQLRRRDGGAEKARVLEREVERAKESERKMLESLIYQTKQLEQTKISLEEAKLEMAALQQSNRSLEARRGVMDQRSVKDLMFGGADDEIRALRGELRAAMQGEERSRKALDDLSLALSDVTMEAKQVKRWLSDTQAELEAANAEAARLRGELAAAETRLREQHRCRIEAEESAGAWGDKERVFLDCVRAAEEEVNLARQENTKLLESQRVIRDENARLRDILKQAVGEANIVKESLELARAENARLNDVVAEKESALQSLRQEYECIKVSEAAAQGSLKELSTPVSSATTAPAAPECGFDQQHLPNGRLVASAKGTPETASRRWMTEKPRTPGGRSYSIGEPGKFKGVGYSQSARMGSLNPKDRMFASLSNMADLKSAAADAAMDDYDDDDEFDHIDESHYVGMEHSMSGKKKRPILRKFGDLFRRKSFYKANLAPVHT from the exons ATGAGCTGGGATTCTCCGCCGTGCAGATCCGGGTCCTTCGAGGCGGGGCTCagggcgtcctcctcctcgtccgttACGCTCTCCTCCACCCCCAACCCCAAGCCCTCCCCTCGGTTCCACCGCAGCCGCTCCACCGCCGGCGCCTCCAAGGCGCCCCCCTCCCCGGAG AAACGTCGCGGCATCACCGGCGGCGGAGGCGCGATGCCGACGCCCACGCCGGCGCAGCAGcgggtggcgcagctggaggagGAGCTCAAGAAAGAGCGGGGTGACAAGGATCGGGTGGTGCAGCTCGAGGAGGAGCTGAGGAGCGAGCGGGAGGACAAGGCGCGGGCGGTGGAGGAGCTCGACCAGCTCAGGAGGAGGGATGGCGGCGCGGAGAAGGCGCGGGTTTTGGAGCGGGAGGTGGAGAGGGCCAAGGAGTCGGAGCGCAAGATGCTCGAGTCCCTCATATACCAGACCAAGCAGCTGGAGCAGACCAAGATCAGCCTGGAGGAGGCCAAGCTGGAGATGGCCGCGCTGCAGCAGAGCAACCGGAGCCTCGAGGCCCGGCGCGGCGTCATGGACCAGCGGAGCGTCAAGGACCTCATGTTCGGCGGCGCGGACGACGAGATCAGGGCCCTGCGCGGTGAGCTCCGGGCGGCCATGCAGGGGGAGGAGCGGAGCCGGAAGGCGCTGGACGACCTTTCCCTCGCGCTCTCCGACGTCACCATGGAGGCCAAGCAGGTCAAGCGCTGGCTCTCCGACACGCAGGCCGAGCTGGAGGCCGCCAATGCCGAGGCCGCGCGGCTGCGCGGGGAGCTGGCCGCCGCCGAGACGCGGCTGCGGGAGCAGCACCGCTGCAGGATCGAGGCCGAGGAGTCGGCGGGCGCGTGGGGCGACAAGGAGCGCGTGTTCCTCGACTGCGTGCGCGCCGCCGAGGAGGAGGTGAACCTGGCGCGCCAGGAGAACACCAAGCTGCTGGAGTCGCAGCGCGTGATCCGCGACGAGAACGCGCGCCTCCGCGACATCCTCAAGCAGGCCGTCGGCGAGGCCAACATCGTCAAAGAATCCCTCGAGCTTGCCCGGGCCGAGAACGCGCGGCTCAACGACGTGGTCGCCGAGAAGGAGAGCGCGCTGCAGAGCCTCCGGCAGGAGTACGAGTGCATCAAGGTCAGCGAGGCCGCCGCGCAGGGCAGCCTCAAGGAGCTCAGCACCCCCGTGTCGTCGGCCACGACCGCGCCCGCGGCGCCGGAGTGCGGCTTCGACCAGCAGCACCTGCCCAACGGGCGCCTCGTCGCCAGCGCCAAGGGGACGCCGGAGACGGCGTCGCGGCGCTGGATGACGGAGAAGCCCAGGACACCGGGCGGGCGGAGCTACTCGATCGGCGAGCCGGGCAAGTTCAAGGGCGTGGGCTACTCGCAGTCGGCGAGGATGGGGAGCCTGAACCCCAAGGACCGGATGTTCGCGTCGCTCAGCAACATGGCCGACCTCAAGTCggccgcggcggacgcggccatGGACGActacgacgacgacgacgagttcgacCACATCGACGAGAGCCACTACGTGGGCATGGAGCACTCCATGAGCGGCAAGAAGAAGCGGCCGATCCTTCGCAAGTTCGGGGATCTCTTCAGGCGGAAAAGCTTCTACAAGGCGAATTTGGCGCCAGTGCACACTTGA
- the LOC125528044 gene encoding WEB family protein At4g27595, chloroplastic-like isoform X2, translating to MLSSMPRSGSFEAGLRASSSSSVTLSSTPNPKPSPRFHRSRSTAGASKAPPSPEKRRGITGGGGAMPTPTPAQQRVAQLEEELKKERGDKDRVVQLEEELRSEREDKARAVEELDQLRRRDGGAEKARVLEREVERAKESERKMLESLIYQTKQLEQTKISLEEAKLEMAALQQSNRSLEARRGVMDQRSVKDLMFGGADDEIRALRGELRAAMQGEERSRKALDDLSLALSDVTMEAKQVKRWLSDTQAELEAANAEAARLRGELAAAETRLREQHRCRIEAEESAGAWGDKERVFLDCVRAAEEEVNLARQENTKLLESQRVIRDENARLRDILKQAVGEANIVKESLELARAENARLNDVVAEKESALQSLRQEYECIKVSEAAAQGSLKELSTPVSSATTAPAAPECGFDQQHLPNGRLVASAKGTPETASRRWMTEKPRTPGGRSYSIGEPGKFKGVGYSQSARMGSLNPKDRMFASLSNMADLKSAAADAAMDDYDDDDEFDHIDESHYVGMEHSMSGKKKRPILRKFGDLFRRKSFYKANLAPVHT from the exons ATGCTCTCCTCCATGCCGAG ATCCGGGTCCTTCGAGGCGGGGCTCagggcgtcctcctcctcgtccgttACGCTCTCCTCCACCCCCAACCCCAAGCCCTCCCCTCGGTTCCACCGCAGCCGCTCCACCGCCGGCGCCTCCAAGGCGCCCCCCTCCCCGGAG AAACGTCGCGGCATCACCGGCGGCGGAGGCGCGATGCCGACGCCCACGCCGGCGCAGCAGcgggtggcgcagctggaggagGAGCTCAAGAAAGAGCGGGGTGACAAGGATCGGGTGGTGCAGCTCGAGGAGGAGCTGAGGAGCGAGCGGGAGGACAAGGCGCGGGCGGTGGAGGAGCTCGACCAGCTCAGGAGGAGGGATGGCGGCGCGGAGAAGGCGCGGGTTTTGGAGCGGGAGGTGGAGAGGGCCAAGGAGTCGGAGCGCAAGATGCTCGAGTCCCTCATATACCAGACCAAGCAGCTGGAGCAGACCAAGATCAGCCTGGAGGAGGCCAAGCTGGAGATGGCCGCGCTGCAGCAGAGCAACCGGAGCCTCGAGGCCCGGCGCGGCGTCATGGACCAGCGGAGCGTCAAGGACCTCATGTTCGGCGGCGCGGACGACGAGATCAGGGCCCTGCGCGGTGAGCTCCGGGCGGCCATGCAGGGGGAGGAGCGGAGCCGGAAGGCGCTGGACGACCTTTCCCTCGCGCTCTCCGACGTCACCATGGAGGCCAAGCAGGTCAAGCGCTGGCTCTCCGACACGCAGGCCGAGCTGGAGGCCGCCAATGCCGAGGCCGCGCGGCTGCGCGGGGAGCTGGCCGCCGCCGAGACGCGGCTGCGGGAGCAGCACCGCTGCAGGATCGAGGCCGAGGAGTCGGCGGGCGCGTGGGGCGACAAGGAGCGCGTGTTCCTCGACTGCGTGCGCGCCGCCGAGGAGGAGGTGAACCTGGCGCGCCAGGAGAACACCAAGCTGCTGGAGTCGCAGCGCGTGATCCGCGACGAGAACGCGCGCCTCCGCGACATCCTCAAGCAGGCCGTCGGCGAGGCCAACATCGTCAAAGAATCCCTCGAGCTTGCCCGGGCCGAGAACGCGCGGCTCAACGACGTGGTCGCCGAGAAGGAGAGCGCGCTGCAGAGCCTCCGGCAGGAGTACGAGTGCATCAAGGTCAGCGAGGCCGCCGCGCAGGGCAGCCTCAAGGAGCTCAGCACCCCCGTGTCGTCGGCCACGACCGCGCCCGCGGCGCCGGAGTGCGGCTTCGACCAGCAGCACCTGCCCAACGGGCGCCTCGTCGCCAGCGCCAAGGGGACGCCGGAGACGGCGTCGCGGCGCTGGATGACGGAGAAGCCCAGGACACCGGGCGGGCGGAGCTACTCGATCGGCGAGCCGGGCAAGTTCAAGGGCGTGGGCTACTCGCAGTCGGCGAGGATGGGGAGCCTGAACCCCAAGGACCGGATGTTCGCGTCGCTCAGCAACATGGCCGACCTCAAGTCggccgcggcggacgcggccatGGACGActacgacgacgacgacgagttcgacCACATCGACGAGAGCCACTACGTGGGCATGGAGCACTCCATGAGCGGCAAGAAGAAGCGGCCGATCCTTCGCAAGTTCGGGGATCTCTTCAGGCGGAAAAGCTTCTACAAGGCGAATTTGGCGCCAGTGCACACTTGA